A genome region from Triticum aestivum cultivar Chinese Spring chromosome 2B, IWGSC CS RefSeq v2.1, whole genome shotgun sequence includes the following:
- the LOC123039321 gene encoding helicase sen1-like — protein sequence MPLRPSDLASNGTSYCLAHVLQVYGSCTFLIRSSKRIDDYVNSYAFVVSSLTLIPYERVWRSLRYEAAVKRESALLKVIAGEDCICMQSTSLTGAPPRPEMAGGTDVLLAGRLSAFGLNDSQTGAILSCVSAVQCGGGSSKVSLIWGPPGTGKTKTITVLLLAAMKLKYRVLTCAPTNTAVCQVASRLLALRKQHPDACAGRRRCLGDLSLFGNSDRMPIDNDLDEIFLDTRLSRLRKCFSPGTGWKQCLRSLEMFLSRKQKDGTQLLRYNFPTHTFHPISKELSGCFETIMSQVPMHCILESNYSNIALLIKMLDDFSKLLGQKSVQEEVPTWWRQKQKRGGLMGYSEEVIRSMREKMSAILDVTRTLMRDLKLPLTRKFYKIKEFCMESASLIFCTVSGSAKLEGEAMDMLLIDEAAQLKECESLIPLQLSGLKHAVLIGDECQLSAMVKSKVSDNALLGRSLFERLGLLGHKKHLLNMQYRMHPSISIFPNPSFYDGQILDGPNVTHTKHERSYLPGAMYGPYSFINIDGREDRGRSKRNMAEVAAILEILRSLKQACISAGQVVSVGVICPYAAQVEAIQGRIGDVRVMRPLVLRVNSVDGFQGSEEGVIILSTVRHCLWILGNATTLSGSGSIWGELVQDAVERRCFFDWDDGGASASRDISHRARLIGPERGGAASAFDTQPVGCEADTICGALGSLRLT from the exons ATGCCGCTCCGGCCATCCGACCTTGCCAGCAACGGCACCTCGTACTGCCTTGCTCACGTCCTTCAAGTCTACGGCAGCTGCACCTTTCTGATCCGATCTTCCAAGAGAATAGATGATTATGTGAACAGCTACGCGTTCGTTGTTAGCTCGCTCACTCTCATACCCTACGAACGCGTCTGGCGGTCCCTCCGCTACGAAGCTGCCGTCAAGAGAGAATCGGCCCTTTTGAAGGTTATCGCGGGGGAAGACTGCATCTGCATGCAG AGCACTTCCTTGACGGGTGCCCCGCCTCGCCCGGAGATGGCCGGCGGCACCGACGTGCTGCTAGCGGGCAGGCTGTCCGCGTTTGGGCTCAACGACTCCCAGACTGGCGCCATACTGAGCTGTGTATCTGCGGTGCAGTGTGGCGGCGGGAGCAGCAAGGTTAGCCTCATCTGGGGGCCGCCTGGCACGGGCAAAACCAAGACCATCACCGTGCTGCTGCTGGCGGCGATGAAGTTGAAATACCGGGTCCTGACGTGCGCGCCGACGAACACGGCCGTCTGCCAGGTTGCGTCCCGCCTCTTGGCGCTGAGGAAGCAGCACCCCGACGCCTGTGCTGGAAGGCGCCGCTGCCTCGGCGATCTGTCGCTGTTCGGCAACAGTGACCGCATGCCCATCGACAACGATCTTGACGAGATATTCCTGGACACACGTCTAAGTCGGCTAAGAAAGTGCTTCTCGCCGGGGACGGGTTGGAAGCAGTGTCTTCGTTCACTGGAAATGTTTCTGTCACGGAAGCAGAAAGATGGCACACAACTACTCAGGTACAACTTCCCGACGCATACGTTCCACCCGATCTCGAAGGAGCTCAGCGGGTGCTTCGAAACAATCATGTCCCAAGTCCCTATGCATTGTATCCTGGAGAGCAATTACAGTAACATTGCTTTGCTCATCAAGATGCTCGACGACTTCAGCAAGCTGCTGGGGCAAAAGAgcgttcaggaagaagtgcctacGTGGTGGAGGCAGAAACAGAAACGCGGTGGTCTAATGGGTTACTCGGAAGAAGTAATCCGCAGCATGAGGGAGAAAATGTCGGCAATTCTAGACGTTACGAGAACGTTGATGCGAGACCTGAAACTTCCTCTGACAAGAAAGTTCTATAAGATCAAGGAGTTCTGCATGGAAAGTGCCTCCCTCATTTTCTGCACCGTGTCTGGCTCGGCTAAGCTGGAAGGGGAGGCGATGGATATGCTTCTCATCGATGAGGCTGCACAGCTGAAGGAATGCGAATCCCTCATTCCGCTGCAACTCTCCGGACTGAAGCATGCAGTTCTTATCGGTGACGAGTGTCAATTGTCAGCTATGGTCAAAAGCAAG GTTTCAGATAATGCGTTGCTGGGGAGAAGCCTATTCGAAAGACTAGGTTTACTCGGACACAAGAAGCACCTTCTGAACATGCAGTACAGGATGCACCCTTCCATCAGCATCTTCCCGAACCCCAGTTTCTACGACGGGCAGATCTTGGACGGCCCCAACGTCACCCACACGAAGCACGAGCGTAGCTACCTCCCGGGCGCAATGTACGGGCCGTACTCGTTCATCAACATCGACGGAAGGGAAGATCGCGGCCGCAGCAAGAGAAACATGGCCGAGGTGGCCGCCATCCTGGAAATACTGCGCAGTCTCAAGCAAG CTTGTATCAGCGCTGGGCAGGTGGTCAGCGTGGGCGTCATATGCCCGTACGCTGCGCAGGTGGAGGCGATTCAGGGGAGGATAGGCGACGTGAGAGTGATGCGGCCCCTGGTTCTTCGCGTCAACTCTGTGGATGGGTTCCAAGGCAGCGAGGAGGGCGTCATCATCCTCTCTACAGT CAGGCACTGCCTCTGGATCCTGGGCAACGCGACGACGCTGAGCGGCAGCGGCTCCATCTGGGGAGAGCTGGTCCAGGATGCCGTGGAGCGTCGGTGCTTCTTCGACTGGGACGATGGTGGCGCAAGCGCCTCTCGGGACATTTCTCACCGCGCTCGCCTGATCGGGCCTGAACGCGGTGGAGCAGCTTCAGCTTTTGACACGCAGCCGGTGGGGTGTGAAGCAGACACTATCTGTGGCGCGCTAGGTTCCCTGCGACTCACTTAG